In Burkholderia savannae, one genomic interval encodes:
- the hemB gene encoding porphobilinogen synthase — translation MSIHPLHRPRRMRRDDFSRRLMRENILTTNDLIYPVFVVEGTNVRQPVPSMPGVERVSVDLLMGVAEQCVELGVPVLSLFPAIEPSLKTPDGREATNPEGLIPRAVRELKRRFPELGVLTDVALDPYTSHGQDGVLDESGYVLNDETLEILVEQARAQAEAGVDIVAPSDMMDGRIGAVREMLESDGHIYTRIMAYSAKYASAFYGPFRDAVGSASNLGKSNKMTYQMDPANSDEALREVRLDIDEGADMVMVKPGMPYLDIVRRVKDEFRFPTYVYQVSGEYAMLKAAAQNGWLDHDKVVLESLLAFKRAGADGILTYFALDAARLLRAQK, via the coding sequence ATGAGCATCCATCCCCTGCACCGCCCTCGCCGCATGCGCCGCGACGATTTCTCGCGCCGCCTGATGCGCGAGAACATCCTCACCACGAACGATCTGATCTACCCCGTGTTCGTCGTCGAAGGCACGAACGTGCGCCAGCCGGTGCCGTCGATGCCGGGCGTCGAGCGCGTGTCGGTGGATCTGCTGATGGGCGTCGCCGAGCAATGCGTCGAACTCGGCGTGCCGGTCCTGTCGCTCTTCCCGGCGATCGAGCCGTCGTTGAAGACGCCCGACGGCCGCGAGGCAACCAATCCCGAAGGGCTGATCCCGCGCGCGGTGCGCGAGCTGAAGCGCCGCTTCCCCGAGCTCGGCGTGCTGACCGACGTCGCGCTCGATCCGTATACGAGCCACGGCCAGGACGGCGTGCTCGACGAATCCGGTTACGTGCTCAACGACGAAACGCTCGAGATCCTCGTCGAGCAGGCGCGCGCGCAGGCGGAAGCGGGTGTCGACATCGTCGCGCCGTCGGACATGATGGACGGCCGCATCGGCGCCGTGCGCGAGATGCTCGAGAGCGACGGCCACATCTACACGCGAATCATGGCGTACTCGGCAAAGTATGCGTCCGCGTTCTACGGCCCGTTCCGCGACGCCGTCGGCTCCGCGTCGAATCTCGGCAAGAGCAACAAGATGACCTACCAGATGGACCCCGCCAACAGCGACGAAGCGTTGCGCGAAGTGCGCCTCGACATCGACGAAGGCGCGGACATGGTAATGGTGAAGCCCGGCATGCCGTATCTCGACATCGTGCGCCGCGTGAAGGACGAATTCCGCTTTCCGACCTACGTCTATCAGGTGAGCGGCGAGTACGCGATGCTGAAGGCCGCCGCGCAGAACGGCTGGCTCGATCACGACAAGGTCGTGCTCGAATCGCTGCTTGCGTTCAAGCGAGCGGGCGCGGACGGCATCCTCACGTACTTCGCGCTCGACGCGGCGCGGCTGCTGCGCGCGCAGAAGTAG
- the yihA gene encoding ribosome biogenesis GTP-binding protein YihA/YsxC has product MAFLLHQARFFTTVNHLRDLPPTAQPEIAFAGRSNAGKSTAINVLCNQKRLAFASKTPGRTQHINYFSVGPAAEPVAHLVDLPGYGYAEVPGAAKAHWEQLLSTYLQSRPQLRGMILMMDSRRPLTELDRRMIEWFAPTGKPIHTLLTKCDKLTRQESINALRATQKGLDAYRDAGYAGKLTVQLFSALKRTGLDDAHALIESWVRPAAADEDRAAVAE; this is encoded by the coding sequence ATGGCCTTCTTGCTCCATCAAGCCCGCTTCTTCACGACCGTCAATCATCTGCGCGACCTGCCGCCGACCGCGCAGCCCGAAATCGCGTTCGCAGGCCGCTCGAATGCCGGCAAATCGACGGCGATCAACGTGCTTTGCAATCAGAAGCGGCTCGCTTTCGCGTCGAAGACGCCCGGGCGCACGCAGCACATCAACTATTTCTCGGTCGGCCCGGCCGCGGAGCCCGTCGCGCACCTCGTCGATCTGCCGGGCTACGGCTACGCGGAGGTGCCGGGCGCGGCGAAGGCGCACTGGGAGCAATTGCTGTCGACGTACCTGCAATCGCGCCCGCAGTTGCGCGGGATGATCCTGATGATGGACTCGCGCCGGCCGCTCACCGAACTCGATCGCCGGATGATCGAATGGTTCGCGCCGACCGGCAAGCCGATTCACACGCTTCTGACGAAGTGCGACAAATTGACGCGGCAGGAGAGCATCAACGCGCTGCGTGCGACGCAAAAGGGGCTCGACGCGTATCGGGACGCGGGTTACGCAGGCAAGCTAACGGTGCAGCTTTTCTCGGCGCTCAAGCGCACGGGGCTCGACGACGCGCACGCGCTGATCGAGAGCTGGGTGCGGCCCGCGGCCGCCGACGAAGATCGCGCGGCTGTAGCAGAATGA
- a CDS encoding c-type cytochrome — translation MNRLSKSSVVLQFAVAGLVGFMAEAKAADAAKPDLDRGKAIATQVCAACHGADGNSATGSFPKLAGQHPDYLVKQLHDFKTQPGAKGPVRVNAVMVGFASALNDQDARNVAAYYGSQSAKLGAARDAATVPAGQKIYRGGITEKGVPACASCHGPTGQGIPIQYPRLSGQWADYTVAQLTAFQQGTRSNEAMHQIALRLTDGEVKAVADYIAGLH, via the coding sequence ATGAATCGACTGAGCAAGTCTTCGGTGGTGCTTCAGTTCGCAGTAGCAGGGCTCGTTGGTTTCATGGCGGAGGCAAAGGCGGCGGATGCGGCGAAGCCGGATCTCGACCGGGGCAAGGCGATCGCGACGCAGGTGTGCGCGGCGTGCCACGGTGCCGACGGCAACAGCGCGACGGGTTCGTTCCCGAAGCTCGCCGGCCAGCATCCCGATTACCTCGTCAAGCAGTTGCACGATTTCAAGACGCAGCCGGGCGCGAAGGGGCCGGTGCGCGTCAACGCCGTGATGGTCGGATTCGCGAGCGCGCTGAACGATCAGGACGCGCGCAATGTCGCCGCCTATTACGGGTCGCAGTCGGCCAAGCTCGGCGCCGCGCGCGACGCGGCCACCGTGCCCGCCGGGCAGAAAATCTATCGCGGCGGCATCACCGAGAAGGGCGTGCCCGCCTGCGCGAGCTGCCATGGGCCGACGGGACAAGGGATTCCGATCCAGTATCCCCGGTTGTCGGGGCAGTGGGCCGACTACACGGTCGCGCAGCTGACCGCGTTCCAGCAGGGCACGCGCAGCAACGAGGCGATGCATCAGATCGCGCTGCGGCTGACGGACGGCGAGGTCAAGGCCGTCGCCGATTACATCGCCGGCCTGCACTGA
- a CDS encoding cytochrome c biogenesis protein ResB, protein MSVTTSGLQSRAGQSAVKRAVELLSSMRFAIALLVVLSIASIIGTVLTQDDPYPNYVNQFGPFWADIFRALSLYTVYSAWWFMLILIFLVASISLCVIRNAPKMLADVKSWKDKVREGSLRAFHHKAEFAVSGDRARATQTVAAFVAKAGYRHVVRESDGATLVAAKRGALTKFGYIAAHLAIVVICIGGLLDSNLPIKFQMWMFGKSPVNSSATISEIGPEHRLSASNPTFRGYAWVPEGQYVSTAILNQPTGSLIQDLPFSIQLEKFIVDYYSTGMPKLFASDIVVVDRETGKRIPVRVEVNKPFTYKGVSIYQSSFQDGGSLMEMTAYPMAGSSAATFPFKGTIGNSAPLPMAGADGETVEFSDFRAINVENVTDANGKTDARGVAANRSIKEIFDERLGSGAKTSKPLELHNIGPSVQYKVRGKDGQAREFNNYMLPVDMGGDRVFLAGVRASPNDPFRYLRIPADSRDTVGEWMRLRATLEDPAARTEAARRFAQHSLSAGDAALRDRLEDSAQRVLTLFAGADGGIGRGADGNPVGGFQAVATFIDRSVPKDEKEKAAALLLRMLEGSMWEVWQIARERASEPPVQQTQDTVRFVQNAINALSDSFLYGAPVYLQLDSFKQVQASVFQLTRAPGKNLVYLGSLLLVAGIFAMFYVRERRLWFWLKDTGAGVSVLMAMSSARKTFDFEKEFVQTRDAAGAALGAPPASRAPDSAGSKDSTR, encoded by the coding sequence ATGAGCGTTACCACGTCGGGGTTGCAGTCGAGAGCGGGACAGTCCGCAGTCAAGCGCGCGGTCGAGCTGCTGAGCTCGATGCGTTTTGCGATCGCGCTGCTCGTCGTGCTGTCGATCGCGAGCATCATCGGCACGGTCCTCACGCAGGACGATCCGTACCCTAACTACGTCAACCAGTTCGGCCCGTTCTGGGCGGACATCTTCCGCGCGCTCAGCCTCTACACGGTCTACAGCGCGTGGTGGTTCATGCTGATCCTGATCTTCCTCGTCGCGTCGATCTCGCTGTGCGTGATCCGCAACGCGCCGAAGATGCTCGCCGACGTGAAGAGCTGGAAGGACAAGGTCCGCGAAGGCAGCCTGCGCGCGTTCCACCACAAGGCCGAATTCGCGGTTTCGGGGGATCGCGCGCGCGCGACGCAGACCGTCGCAGCGTTCGTCGCGAAGGCGGGCTACAGGCACGTCGTGCGCGAGTCGGACGGCGCGACGCTCGTCGCCGCGAAGCGCGGCGCGCTGACGAAGTTCGGCTACATCGCCGCGCACCTCGCGATCGTCGTGATCTGCATCGGCGGCCTGCTCGACAGCAACCTGCCGATCAAATTCCAGATGTGGATGTTCGGCAAGAGCCCCGTCAACTCGAGCGCGACGATCAGCGAGATCGGGCCCGAGCACCGGCTGTCCGCGTCTAACCCGACGTTCCGCGGCTACGCATGGGTGCCGGAGGGCCAGTACGTGTCGACCGCGATCCTCAATCAGCCGACCGGCTCGCTGATCCAGGATCTGCCGTTCTCGATCCAGCTCGAGAAATTCATCGTCGACTACTACTCGACCGGCATGCCGAAGCTCTTCGCGAGCGACATCGTCGTCGTCGATCGCGAGACCGGCAAGCGGATTCCCGTGCGCGTCGAGGTCAACAAGCCGTTCACGTACAAGGGCGTGTCGATCTATCAGTCGAGCTTCCAGGACGGCGGCTCGCTGATGGAAATGACCGCGTATCCGATGGCCGGCTCGAGCGCCGCGACGTTCCCGTTCAAGGGCACGATCGGCAATTCGGCGCCGCTGCCGATGGCGGGCGCCGACGGCGAGACCGTCGAGTTCTCCGATTTCCGCGCGATCAACGTCGAGAACGTTACCGACGCGAACGGCAAGACCGACGCGCGCGGCGTCGCGGCGAACCGCTCGATCAAGGAGATCTTCGACGAGCGGCTCGGCTCCGGCGCGAAGACGTCGAAGCCGCTCGAACTGCACAACATCGGGCCGTCGGTCCAGTACAAGGTGCGCGGCAAGGACGGCCAGGCGCGCGAGTTCAACAATTACATGCTGCCCGTCGACATGGGCGGCGATCGCGTGTTCCTCGCCGGCGTGCGCGCGAGCCCGAACGATCCGTTCCGCTATCTGCGGATTCCGGCCGACAGCCGCGACACCGTCGGCGAATGGATGCGGCTGCGCGCGACGCTCGAGGACCCGGCGGCGCGCACCGAGGCGGCGCGGCGCTTCGCGCAGCATTCGCTGAGCGCCGGCGATGCCGCGTTGCGCGACCGGCTCGAAGACAGCGCGCAGCGCGTCCTGACCCTTTTCGCCGGCGCGGACGGCGGCATCGGCCGCGGCGCCGACGGCAATCCGGTGGGCGGCTTCCAGGCGGTCGCGACCTTCATCGACCGTTCGGTGCCGAAAGACGAGAAGGAGAAGGCCGCCGCGCTGCTGTTGCGGATGCTCGAGGGCTCGATGTGGGAAGTGTGGCAAATCGCGCGCGAGCGCGCGAGCGAGCCGCCCGTTCAGCAGACGCAGGACACGGTGCGCTTCGTGCAGAACGCGATCAACGCGCTGTCGGACAGTTTCCTGTACGGCGCGCCCGTCTATCTGCAGCTCGATTCGTTCAAGCAGGTGCAGGCGTCGGTGTTCCAGCTGACGCGCGCGCCGGGCAAGAATCTGGTGTATCTTGGCAGCCTGCTGCTCGTCGCCGGCATCTTCGCGATGTTCTACGTGCGCGAGCGACGCCTCTGGTTCTGGCTCAAGGATACGGGCGCGGGCGTCAGCGTGCTGATGGCGATGTCCTCCGCGCGCAAGACATTCGACTTCGAAAAGGAATTCGTGCAGACGCGCGACGCGGCCGGCGCCGCACTCGGCGCGCCGCCTGCCTCCCGCGCGCCCGACAGCGCCGGTTCCAAGGACTCGACTCGGTAA
- the ccsB gene encoding c-type cytochrome biogenesis protein CcsB encodes MDLTQVSPSRAPRASDAAGRALFDDRPFLRRLSLVDWLFALALVAGAGFALAQYHAHMDYYDKAVLIGTVPALVALGWRWKPARLLMAAIAALSLLSLQIYHGDLARADSAFLLKYFLSSQSAILWMSALFVLATLFYWIGMLSRSESGGAIGQKLTWVAVLMGFTGLMVRWYESYLIGSDVGHIPVSNLYEVFVLFSLITALLYLYYEGHYGTRALGAFVLLVISAAVGFLMWYSIARDAQQIQPLVPALQSWWMKIHVPANFIGYGSFALSAMVAVAYLVKERGVLADRLPALEVLDDVMYKSIAVGFAFFTIATILGALWAAEAWGGYWSWDPKETWALIVWLNYAAWLHMRLMKGLRGTVAAWWALTGLLVTTFAFLGVNMFLSGLHSYGKL; translated from the coding sequence ATGGATCTGACCCAAGTTTCGCCATCCCGCGCGCCGCGCGCTTCCGACGCGGCCGGGCGGGCGCTCTTCGACGATCGGCCGTTCCTGCGCCGCCTGTCGCTCGTCGACTGGCTGTTCGCACTGGCGCTCGTGGCGGGCGCGGGCTTCGCGCTCGCGCAGTACCACGCGCACATGGATTACTACGACAAGGCCGTGCTGATCGGCACCGTGCCCGCGCTCGTCGCGCTCGGCTGGCGCTGGAAGCCCGCGCGGCTTCTGATGGCCGCGATCGCCGCGCTGTCGCTGCTGTCGTTGCAGATCTATCACGGCGATCTCGCGCGCGCCGATTCGGCATTCCTGCTCAAGTACTTCCTGTCGAGCCAGTCGGCGATCCTCTGGATGAGCGCGCTCTTCGTGCTCGCGACCCTCTTCTACTGGATCGGCATGCTGTCGCGCTCCGAATCGGGCGGCGCGATCGGCCAGAAGCTCACGTGGGTCGCCGTGCTGATGGGCTTCACGGGCTTGATGGTGCGCTGGTACGAGTCGTATCTGATCGGCTCGGACGTCGGCCACATTCCGGTGTCGAACCTGTACGAAGTCTTCGTGCTGTTCAGCCTCATCACCGCGCTCCTCTATCTGTACTACGAAGGGCACTACGGCACGCGCGCGTTGGGCGCGTTCGTGCTGCTCGTGATCAGCGCGGCCGTCGGCTTCCTGATGTGGTACTCGATCGCGCGCGACGCGCAGCAGATTCAGCCGCTCGTTCCCGCGCTGCAGAGCTGGTGGATGAAGATTCACGTGCCCGCGAACTTCATCGGCTACGGCAGCTTCGCGCTGTCCGCGATGGTCGCGGTCGCGTATCTGGTGAAGGAGCGCGGCGTGCTCGCCGATCGGCTGCCGGCGCTCGAGGTGCTCGACGACGTGATGTACAAGTCGATCGCGGTGGGCTTCGCGTTCTTCACGATCGCGACGATTCTCGGCGCGCTGTGGGCGGCCGAGGCTTGGGGCGGCTACTGGAGCTGGGACCCGAAGGAAACCTGGGCGCTCATCGTGTGGCTGAATTACGCAGCGTGGCTGCACATGCGTCTGATGAAAGGGCTGCGCGGCACGGTCGCCGCGTGGTGGGCGCTGACGGGCCTGCTCGTCACGACGTTCGCGTTCCTCGGCGTCAACATGTTCCTGTCCGGCCTGCACAGTTACGGCAAGCTGTAA